The window TGGGAGGCGGGGGTTGCGCGAACGCGTGTCCCCGAGGGTGCCTCGAAATGATCGACGAGGGTGGGGAACGGCGGCTGGTCTGGTGTGGAACCGTGCTGGCCCGCTTCAGGTTGGCCAAATGCGAAGGCTGTGGCAAGTACTTTGCGCCTTTGAAACTCCTCGATTATGTAAAGCGGGTCGCCGACGTAGATCAGGCCGTGCAAGTGGAACGGTCTCAGTGTCCGGAATGCGCGAGAAAAGCCAAGGCGGCGTCCATGGCGTCGTACTCCCGGTTCTTTCAAAACGCATCTCACTAAGGAGGCGATACGCCGCCTGATGAACCCCACTCGGAAGTTTCGGGCGGGCGTGGGGATTGCTTATCCGAAAGGGCTCGACAAGCACCCTGAGATTGGACGCCGCCGGACGATGGAAGCCCCGTCATGAAAGAAATCTGGGTTAACGCCGATCCCTGGAAAGCGGAACTGGTGACCGCCGCGTTGGAGGCGGGGGCCGACGCCGTCGTCGTCTCTCCGGACAAGGTGGCTTCCGTCAAGGGATTGGGCCTGATCAAGACCGTGTCGAGCACCGGCGATATCCGCTGGGGAGAAGACGCTTTCAGGATCAGGATTTCCTCCGCGGAGGACGAAGAACAGATCGTCCGGCTTGCCCGAAACCACAAAAAGGTCGTGGTGGAAACCGCGGACTGGAAGATCGTGCCGATCGAGAACCTCATTGCCCGGAACGCTCGAGTCTTCTTGGAAGTGGCGGACATGGACGAGGTTCGAACCGCCTCCGGCATCCTGGAAAAGGGTGTCCACGGTTTTGTCATCACGAATCCGGAGCCGACCCGGGTCCGGGAGATGATCCTCGAATTGAAGGCGGAGCACGGCCGTATCGAGCTGACGCCCCTCGAAATCCGTAGCATCCGGCCTTTGGGCATGGGAGACCGGGTCTGTGTCGACACATGCAGCCTGATGGGCGTCGGCGAGGGATGCCTCGTGGGCAACAGCAGCCGGGCTTTTTTTCTGATCCAGGCGGAAAGCCTGGACAATCCCTACGTATCTTCCAGACCGTTTCGCGTGAACGCGGGACCGGTTCACGCGTACATTCTGGCGACCCAGGGTCGGACCCGATATCTTTCCGAACTCGAGTCCGGCGACGAGGTCCTGCGGGTGGACGGATCGGGCCGGGCCTCGCCGCTCGTCGTGGGACGCATAAAGATCGAACGGAGGCCCCTGCTGCTGATCG of the Deltaproteobacteria bacterium genome contains:
- a CDS encoding 3-dehydroquinate synthase II; this encodes MKEIWVNADPWKAELVTAALEAGADAVVVSPDKVASVKGLGLIKTVSSTGDIRWGEDAFRIRISSAEDEEQIVRLARNHKKVVVETADWKIVPIENLIARNARVFLEVADMDEVRTASGILEKGVHGFVITNPEPTRVREMILELKAEHGRIELTPLEIRSIRPLGMGDRVCVDTCSLMGVGEGCLVGNSSRAFFLIQAESLDNPYVSSRPFRVNAGPVHAYILATQGRTRYLSELESGDEVLRVDGSGRASPLVVGRIKIERRPLLLIEAIGPGGPATMICQNAETVRLVTPAGDAVSVVELRSGIEVWGHIEKPGRHFGHNIRETVLEK